In Bacillus sp. NP247, one DNA window encodes the following:
- a CDS encoding energy-coupling factor transporter transmembrane component T, with amino-acid sequence MKISFSSLHPFVNFFYYIGVMILCMMCLHPLFLIGAIVLIVILNIVQGNGEKIRKMLPSTFIFFLMVILFNSLLTHRGATTLFWLGDSRIKLEACMYGLVMGLLLVAIMFTFASYNDIISSHKFLYLFSRISPKVALLTMITVRFVPLFIRRLKKITLVQKTKGVQLDSGSLIERIKNGMQLLQVLLVCSLEDALQTADSMQARGFGVTKRTTYTRYRMERSDWYALGYLSILFIASFIFSYYGGGKLIIYPKVESILFQQYDGMMFFLFMMFISLPIVMEGREWIWWRMQK; translated from the coding sequence ATGAAAATAAGCTTTTCTTCTTTACATCCTTTTGTGAATTTTTTCTATTATATTGGGGTGATGATACTATGTATGATGTGTCTTCATCCTCTTTTTTTAATTGGAGCGATTGTACTAATAGTAATCTTAAATATAGTGCAAGGAAATGGCGAGAAAATAAGAAAGATGCTGCCTAGTACTTTTATATTCTTTTTGATGGTAATTTTATTCAATTCTTTGTTAACACATAGAGGCGCGACTACGTTATTTTGGTTAGGAGATAGCCGGATTAAGCTGGAGGCGTGTATGTATGGGCTTGTAATGGGGTTATTATTAGTTGCGATTATGTTTACGTTTGCTTCTTATAACGATATTATTTCGAGTCATAAATTTTTATATTTGTTTTCAAGAATTTCACCGAAAGTTGCATTGTTAACGATGATTACAGTGCGATTTGTTCCTTTGTTTATTAGGCGGTTAAAGAAAATTACACTCGTCCAAAAAACGAAAGGCGTACAATTAGATTCAGGTTCACTCATTGAGCGTATAAAAAATGGAATGCAATTACTGCAAGTATTATTAGTTTGTTCGTTAGAAGATGCACTACAAACAGCAGATTCTATGCAGGCTCGTGGATTTGGTGTAACGAAGCGTACGACTTATACTCGATATAGAATGGAAAGAAGCGATTGGTATGCGCTAGGTTATTTAAGTATTCTATTTATAGCCTCATTCATATTTAGTTATTATGGCGGAGGGAAATTGATTATTTATCCGAAAGTGGAATCAATACTGTTCCAGCAATACGATGGAATGATGTTTTTCCTATTTATGATGTTTATTAGTTTACCGATTGTAATGGAAGGAAGGGAATGGATATGGTGGCGCATGCAAAAATAA
- a CDS encoding DUF4430 domain-containing protein, with product MSKMKWFISLVLSLGLLAGCEETAVKPEKKVEPKQEEQKEVPKPEEQQAEPEQKPQEEQKDKQEQKVEEKQKEEKAQEQPEVKKEEKPKEQPAANKQPEQQKVQEEKPQQQKAPEVKEEAKVVNQPKETPKQEQKKNPEENNNLPAPPTPVPPPNPVPPPVPPPVPPPPVPKAKQVTISVKGNEGYLLGAKKVDVQEGATVYSVLKSTGLDVDASGSKGDVYVKGINDLYEKDISDTSGWKYRVNGAFPNRSAGVVTVKPGDTIEWVYVLK from the coding sequence ATGAGCAAGATGAAATGGTTCATTTCTTTAGTTCTTTCATTGGGATTATTAGCCGGATGTGAAGAAACGGCTGTAAAGCCTGAGAAGAAGGTAGAACCGAAGCAAGAAGAGCAAAAAGAAGTACCGAAACCGGAAGAGCAACAAGCTGAACCGGAACAGAAACCACAAGAAGAGCAGAAAGATAAACAAGAACAAAAAGTAGAAGAGAAACAAAAAGAAGAAAAAGCGCAGGAACAACCTGAAGTAAAGAAAGAAGAGAAACCAAAGGAACAGCCTGCTGCAAATAAACAACCAGAGCAACAAAAAGTACAAGAAGAGAAACCTCAGCAGCAGAAAGCGCCAGAAGTAAAAGAAGAAGCAAAGGTTGTTAATCAGCCAAAAGAAACACCAAAGCAGGAGCAAAAGAAAAATCCAGAAGAGAACAATAATCTACCAGCTCCGCCAACACCGGTACCACCACCAAATCCAGTACCACCACCAGTACCACCACCAGTACCACCACCACCAGTACCTAAAGCAAAACAAGTTACTATCTCCGTAAAAGGAAATGAAGGATACTTATTAGGTGCGAAAAAGGTTGATGTACAAGAAGGTGCTACTGTATATAGTGTACTAAAGAGTACAGGATTAGATGTTGATGCAAGTGGATCTAAAGGTGATGTTTACGTAAAAGGGATTAATGATTTATACGAAAAAGATATAAGTGATACAAGTGGTTGGAAATACCGTGTGAACGGTGCATTTCCGAATCGTAGTGCTGGTGTAGTTACAGTAAAACCAGGAGATACAATTGAATGGGTGTATGTATTAAAATAA
- a CDS encoding DUF4430 domain-containing protein, producing the protein MAMLKKWLLTSLMAVALVFVSFTNTVHITFAEGKTAKLAIIGESQKGIMLCPKEVSIEDGETAFSLLQKVMGDKVTSESMSFGTYIKGIDGLMAGATSGWLYDVNDKSAEVGADSYKLESGDVVAFRYVADWSNMSQETLQQTLDKFGTCKTVEEPKTEEPKPEEPKTEKPDGKTEEPKPEEPKTEKPDGKTEDKTTEQPKQEKVEIPVAQLNEAISKTSEKMLQDGIGSDWVAIGLARSGVNVPLETKINYVKPVAEKVKKRLNRFSATDLARTIIMMNAMNVDPTKVEGQNLVQNLFESDKVNSVTGYAFTLLALDTKKYEVPAEAKWNRAALVQALLQAQHTDGGWTYDSSSNKESASNVDVTSMVLAALAPYQEQQDVKPAIQKAVDYLYKQQLGNGGFAADGQENSNSTAQAIIGLSLVKDVDHNRLNKAVQNLMSYQLPNGEFKWLPSDQKGSGMATEQAFLALLQFKEVGKSIYDWSNVVENEIDTKPIVEPEPTVEEKEVVEQPKQQEELQKQPKDENLKVVVDNERVNKETNKNKNQLPQTGASSHSAATQVGMGVLCIASAYVLWRRKAA; encoded by the coding sequence ATGGCAATGTTAAAGAAATGGCTGCTTACATCATTAATGGCAGTGGCACTTGTATTTGTTTCTTTTACGAATACAGTACATATTACGTTTGCTGAAGGAAAGACAGCGAAACTTGCAATTATTGGTGAATCACAAAAAGGAATTATGTTATGTCCAAAAGAAGTTTCCATTGAAGATGGAGAAACAGCTTTTAGTTTGCTACAAAAAGTCATGGGTGACAAAGTAACATCTGAAAGTATGTCATTTGGAACGTATATAAAGGGTATCGATGGATTAATGGCCGGAGCAACGAGCGGTTGGTTATATGATGTAAATGACAAATCTGCAGAAGTTGGTGCGGATAGTTATAAATTAGAGTCTGGGGATGTTGTTGCATTTCGTTACGTTGCAGACTGGAGCAATATGAGTCAAGAAACATTGCAACAAACTCTGGACAAATTTGGAACTTGTAAAACTGTAGAAGAGCCAAAGACAGAGGAACCGAAACCAGAGGAACCGAAAACGGAAAAACCAGATGGTAAAACAGAGGAACCAAAACCAGAAGAACCGAAAACAGAAAAACCAGATGGTAAAACAGAAGATAAAACAACAGAACAACCAAAGCAAGAGAAAGTTGAAATTCCCGTAGCACAATTAAACGAAGCAATTTCTAAAACATCAGAAAAGATGTTACAAGATGGAATTGGTAGTGATTGGGTTGCAATTGGACTTGCTCGTTCAGGTGTAAATGTTCCACTTGAAACGAAAATAAACTATGTTAAGCCAGTAGCTGAAAAAGTTAAGAAGCGTTTAAATCGTTTTTCAGCAACAGATTTAGCTAGAACGATTATTATGATGAATGCAATGAACGTAGATCCTACAAAGGTAGAGGGACAAAATTTAGTACAAAATTTATTTGAATCAGATAAAGTGAATTCCGTTACAGGATACGCATTTACATTACTTGCATTAGATACAAAGAAATATGAGGTTCCGGCCGAAGCGAAATGGAATCGAGCTGCTTTAGTACAAGCACTTTTACAGGCGCAGCATACAGACGGTGGCTGGACATATGATAGTTCAAGTAATAAAGAAAGTGCTAGTAACGTTGATGTAACAAGTATGGTATTAGCAGCATTAGCTCCTTATCAAGAACAACAAGACGTTAAGCCAGCTATTCAAAAAGCTGTGGATTACTTATACAAGCAGCAGTTAGGTAATGGTGGTTTTGCCGCTGATGGACAAGAGAATTCTAATAGTACTGCACAAGCAATTATTGGACTATCGTTAGTTAAAGATGTAGATCACAATCGTCTTAATAAAGCAGTACAAAATTTAATGTCATATCAGCTTCCAAATGGTGAGTTCAAATGGTTACCAAGTGATCAAAAGGGTAGCGGAATGGCTACAGAGCAAGCATTTTTAGCTTTACTTCAGTTTAAAGAGGTTGGAAAATCGATTTATGATTGGTCAAATGTAGTAGAGAATGAAATCGATACGAAACCAATTGTAGAACCAGAACCAACTGTAGAAGAAAAAGAAGTTGTAGAACAACCGAAACAACAAGAAGAGTTACAAAAACAACCAAAAGATGAAAATCTAAAAGTTGTTGTAGATAACGAACGAGTTAATAAAGAAACAAATAAGAATAAGAATCAATTACCACAAACAGGAGCATCTTCTCATAGTGCAGCTACACAAGTAGGTATGGGTGTATTATGTATCGCTTCTGCATATGTATTATGGAGACGTAAAGCAGCTTAA
- the rraA gene encoding ribonuclease E activity regulator RraA, protein MWKTTDLCDEFEQELQICRQSFQSYGKKEQFYGKIATVKVKDDNVLVKEGLQTLPEGTVLVVDGGASKNCALLGDNLAAIAEERNLAGIIVNGYVRDSMDLKNINIGILALGTMPNRSVKEGKGERNIPVQFGEVEWKPNEYVYVDEDGIIVSDKSFHSEG, encoded by the coding sequence ATGTGGAAAACTACGGATCTATGTGATGAATTTGAACAGGAATTACAAATATGTCGCCAGTCTTTTCAATCTTATGGAAAGAAAGAACAATTCTATGGGAAAATCGCAACAGTAAAAGTGAAGGATGATAATGTACTAGTAAAAGAGGGGTTACAAACACTGCCGGAAGGAACAGTATTAGTGGTTGATGGCGGAGCTTCTAAAAATTGTGCGTTACTTGGTGATAATTTAGCAGCTATTGCGGAAGAAAGAAACTTAGCAGGAATTATTGTAAATGGGTATGTTCGTGATTCTATGGATCTAAAAAATATTAATATTGGTATTTTAGCATTAGGGACGATGCCAAATAGAAGTGTAAAAGAAGGAAAAGGAGAAAGAAATATTCCGGTGCAATTTGGTGAAGTTGAATGGAAGCCGAATGAATATGTTTATGTAGATGAAGATGGGATTATTGTTAGTGATAAAAGCTTTCATAGTGAGGGATGA
- a CDS encoding YfcC family protein: MQLQTEAKKQPSKRKFKMPDAYVLLFFIALLCAIATYFVPAGEFKRVTNGTVTTTIPGSYHSVPQSPVGFLSFFTAIEKGMTLAAPIIFLILFTGGAIAILEKTGALDGLIYHVINKFRNQQLLFICIVAALFSILGTTGIIVNSVIGFIPIGIIVARTLKWDAIVGVAIIYLGTYAGFNATILSPSPLGISQKIAELPMFSGIGLRTAIYVSFLIATILYINWYVKRLKKSNKGSILGDNWFPSNALSSEKETEKTEVPWTIRHKLILLVSALSLLVFLIGAFRLHWTDAEMTATFIFIAITAGIIGGMKANDIASTFLAGCQNLIYGALIVGMARCISVILEQGKLLDTIVNQLAQSLEGHSPVFGVIGMYVSSAALHFLISSGTGESVIFIPILAPLADFMHITRQVTVQAVMLGEGVVNCLNPTSGVLMGVLAASGISYGKWIRFMAPLAFIWFIIGLIFLIVGVNIEWGPY, encoded by the coding sequence ATGCAATTACAGACCGAGGCAAAAAAACAGCCTAGTAAACGAAAGTTTAAAATGCCTGACGCGTACGTACTACTATTTTTTATTGCCTTACTTTGTGCCATTGCTACATATTTCGTTCCTGCTGGAGAGTTTAAAAGAGTTACAAACGGTACTGTTACAACGACAATACCAGGAAGTTATCATTCTGTTCCACAATCGCCGGTAGGATTTCTTTCTTTTTTTACTGCTATTGAAAAAGGAATGACACTTGCTGCTCCTATCATCTTTTTAATTTTATTTACGGGTGGAGCTATTGCGATTCTTGAAAAAACAGGTGCTCTTGACGGTTTAATCTATCATGTGATTAACAAATTTCGTAATCAGCAATTACTTTTCATTTGTATTGTCGCCGCACTCTTTTCTATTCTCGGGACGACTGGCATTATCGTTAACTCAGTTATCGGCTTTATCCCCATCGGCATCATCGTTGCACGCACATTAAAATGGGACGCTATCGTCGGCGTAGCAATTATTTATTTAGGCACTTATGCTGGTTTTAATGCTACTATATTATCTCCCTCACCTTTAGGCATTTCACAAAAAATCGCAGAACTTCCGATGTTTTCAGGGATTGGTTTACGCACAGCAATCTATGTTTCTTTTTTAATTGCCACCATTTTGTATATTAATTGGTATGTAAAACGCTTAAAAAAATCGAATAAAGGAAGCATACTCGGAGATAACTGGTTTCCAAGTAACGCTCTTTCAAGTGAGAAAGAAACAGAGAAAACAGAAGTTCCTTGGACAATACGTCATAAATTAATTTTACTCGTTTCAGCTTTATCATTACTTGTATTTTTAATAGGTGCTTTTCGTCTACATTGGACAGACGCAGAAATGACCGCTACTTTTATTTTCATAGCAATTACTGCTGGAATAATAGGTGGCATGAAAGCGAACGATATCGCTTCTACTTTTCTAGCAGGCTGTCAAAATCTCATCTACGGTGCTTTGATCGTCGGAATGGCTCGTTGTATTTCAGTCATTTTAGAACAAGGCAAATTACTTGATACAATCGTTAACCAACTCGCACAGTCTCTCGAAGGACATAGCCCTGTATTTGGGGTTATCGGTATGTATGTAAGTAGTGCCGCATTACATTTCCTCATTTCATCCGGGACAGGAGAATCTGTTATTTTCATTCCGATATTAGCTCCATTAGCTGATTTCATGCATATTACACGCCAAGTTACAGTACAGGCTGTTATGCTTGGCGAAGGTGTTGTGAACTGCCTCAACCCAACTTCCGGTGTTTTAATGGGCGTTCTCGCAGCGAGTGGCATTTCTTATGGAAAATGGATTCGATTTATGGCTCCACTTGCATTCATTTGGTTTATCATCGGACTTATTTTTCTTATTGTTGGCGTGAATATTGAGTGGGGACCGTACTAA